The Bacillota bacterium DNA window AGCTGGCGGTCTCCACCGGGGGTTGACGCTCTGGTCGGGCTGTGCACGTGCTGGCAGCTCGGTTCAGCGCGTCGGAGACTGGCGTCTCTGCAAGCTTCGGCGCAGCGCTTCCCGAATCATCTCGGCGGTAGGCAGGGGGGAAACCCGCCCGTTCACCCAGTACGTGCGGCAGGTTAGCGCCGAACCCATGCGCTGGGCTCCTTCGGGCTGGATGTCCACCCCGTCGAAGCGAATGGTCGGCGAGCCCGGGAAACGCAGGCGTTCAGCATCCTCGTCGGTATC harbors:
- a CDS encoding DUF2703 domain-containing protein, giving the protein MRIEFLYWEQCPSHEEALRRLRQVLQEEGIEDPVEIIRVDTDEDAERLRFPGSPTIRFDGVDIQPEGAQRMGSALTCRTYWVNGRVSPLPTAEMIREALRRSLQRRQSPTR